Genomic window (Eubalaena glacialis isolate mEubGla1 chromosome X, mEubGla1.1.hap2.+ XY, whole genome shotgun sequence):
GAAGTCTTATCAgattttccaatattttctcccactgggCAATAGTAACCGGGTTTGATCTCTTGGATTGTTTAAAGCCCTGAAGATTTGGGACTTATCATAGGAAAGGAAGACCCAGCAAGGGAAGAAACAATATTTTCCAGTAAACcagttgggagtttgggatcaaaatattttaaatattaagaaaaatgtacCACAGGATGATGAAGGATATATCCATTAGATAAtagatgaaaagagaaagaaatatggatATGGATaaagagattatatatatatatatatataatatacatatatatacagtatccatatatatattcacatagtaTACacagtatctatctatctatctatgtctatatttatatttataattttacctcATGCAACTAACAGTCATTATGTCTGTGGCTAATTTTTATCCATACAGTTAAATTTTTCAACGAGAAAGTATTGATtcttaataagaaatatatataaattatttttaattttaaaaagaatgctcTCTTCCTAgaagaaagaatttcaaaaagaaagaattctCATTCTGAGGATGTTAACCCTTTGTAGGTATGTTTGTGCAAGTGAGAGTCAATGTTTAGAAGGCTATTCAACTCATCTGTAGGCCACTGGTTTTTTGCAGGGAAAGTGATTATTTTTTGTGATAGCATATGGCTTTCTGTTATTTTATGTGAATCATCATTGTTGATGTAATTCATCTAGGAGTTAACAAAATAATTAAGTGCTACATTTTCCTTATTATCTCAATCCATTCTTGCTTCAGTCACCTCATGTGGTTAATTCAGCTTGTCAAGTTTGGATCTTTCTTTTGTTGATATGTGAGGCCAGCAAACAGTTTCCCACTCTCAGATCCCtgtggataaaaaaaaaagaagaaaagtcaaaaTAGAATGTGCTTTCCTTCAGATTGTCCTCTCATTTTGCTACAGACCTcaaaagatcagaaaaaaaaagggatttttccaaaacattttatttagcaGATCTAATTTAGGGATATAAAATGTAACAATAATTAATACTTGgctttccataataaaaatatatatgttttgcaaattgTGAGAGATGAATTTCTCTGGTAATCCTGTATAATCTTATTTCACAGAGCTGGCATTTGTGTCAACATTTTTGTTCCTCAAAAGAAATGTTTGAGGTGTCAGTCTTGCTTTGTGTATGGGGGTAGAGGGGGCAGCAGTGGGAGCAGGGGGTAGTGGTTACTTCATGTAGTTCTGTAGAGCATGGAGCACAAGAAAAGGGCATtggagaaccaggaagaaagcctCATCAATTTgcctcctctctttttctccataCGTGCAAATATACCACCTGTCCAGTGCTCTAGTATTGCCGTGGTCAGGGACATACAAGCAGTGTGGTTTGGGGGGAAAGTTGAAGGACTGAGCAAGACTGTCTCTGAAATATCTGCTTGGTAGCCTAAGATTCATTTAAACTACTAAATACCTCTATTAGGATTACCCAGATCATTGGTCAGAGGCAAACTTAAAGATGAATAGGGACtcatttgtgcctcagtttccttatatgtaaaatgagaataattgaGTCGTTGTGggaataaaatgggataataaaatACTTACAGTAGTATATATCATATAGTGCTCACAGAATCatagctattattgttattattatgcgGTTCTTGGGCGTTATGTGGGTGCGGTGAATAAAGGTGGAGCCACGGAAAGGAAAGGGGATTAGGTAATACCTGGAAATgatacaaacaaaatgagaagaatacAGTTTCATTTGCTATCTGAGAAACTTACCTGAAgtttacattttcaaagaaaaaagaggacATTTATACCTTTGTATACCCCTGCAATCAGAGTTCACATGTTTGTGTACCATCTTCTTAAATGACATTTCTTCTTAGTCCCAGGAAAGACCACTGGAGTCCAAGCCTCAAAGAATTACTTAGGGCTCAATACTGGGCACCTAAGGAAGTGGAGGCCAGGCTTAAAATCCCAAGAACTAGAGAAATAATTCTTTTCATTAAGGGAACTCCCAGGGGAGGGAGGTTTGTGTTATAATTAGTATAATCATTGTTATCCTGGTAGAGGAACTGACATGAACTAATGTTGGAAGCTGAGTAGGTGTTCGTCAATTGAATGAGAGACCCTGAGGGCGGGGTGATTGGAGGGGTGTTCAGGAAGAGAGAGTTGTGTGAGCCAAAGCAGACAGGCATGAGCGAGCATTAGGCTTGAAAAAAAGCAGTTTAAGTCCTTTTGTGATGCTTGAACATAGAATGCAAGAGAGAgatggcaaagagaaaaaaagccagCGAGGCAGGGAAGAATCAGATTTCCGGTGGTCTTGTAGACTGTAACAAGAAATCTggattttcctttcataattaatAAGGTTTTATGGCTGAAGACTCAAGAGCGGGAGACTAGAAGAGTATAGCAAGAAGCCAGATAAGGAATGATGGGGGCTGAAACTAAGAAATATCAGTGGGGACTGTAAGGAAGATAAGGATACAAGAGAAGGTAAGAATCCATAAGTGGAGGTAGttacaataaaaaagtaaagcacACATGATCTTCcaattaaagattttatttatatgagatgttttacaaaattatttaaaatatgaagtcATGTTTGCTTATACATTTagctatttgtttttattgataatAATAGATTACATGAAATTAGGACTTTCCCAGAAAGTGGAGCCAGAGTATTTTTGGATCTATAGCCCTGGAATCTGGCAAAGACACCAAGCTTCTGTAGCTTTATTTCTACCTCAGAGGTCAGTATTGGTCTAGGAAGGTCCTAGATAACCTGATATAATATGGGGCTGGTGCAGAATGAAATCTCTAACTTCTAAAATTAGGATTCATACTCTAAGTTAACTCTAGGTACCTCACTCAGTTTCAAGCACTCCTCAAACTTAGGAGTTCTAATAGTGTTGAAAGGAGATCTATGGACCAGCGATTGGTATAGAAGAGTTCCACAGAATTCTATAAATTCTGGAACAAGCAGTATCCATAGGTATAGGTTAAGTCTACCCCATGGTCTGTATTTTCAAAGCCACATTGCATTGCCCTGACAGGTAGGTTTGTTGTGTGACACCAAACGTGTCATTTGCTGGATCTCTTTGTCCTCCTTGGGTGTCAAAATTGCATTTTGACATAATCTTTTCCTATGCCCATTAAGGGTTTATTACAAAGTAAAGAGTTAAATAAGCCACCCAGATATTTTGGGAAGCAACCCAGAACCAAAGCATCAATAATAAAACTCAAGTCAACTTCCTATATATCAAAGCACCACATCCCAAAGGTCAAGGATGTAAAAAATGACCTTTACATTTTATACACTAAACACTGTTtagttattttcaaaaaattatcaGAGAACATAGAAACCTTCAAACAGTAGTTAGATAGAAAATGGatagaaagtttaaaaagtgtttattcaGACTTTAGTGAACagtcaaatatttgtttattgcaAATCtatgttattatacattttactTCCTATAACTgtaaataaaagctaaaatgtAGGAGTACATGTGATCTAATCTATATTCCTAACCCTACTCAATAAGTAGCTATATCTTAAATACAAACTTATGCTCAAGCGAAATATAAAaggattattatttataatataaagtaGAAGGCAAATGCCTAGAGCCTGAATAACTGGTACCAATCTATTGTAGTATACTGCACTTAGAAGTACTCATTTCTTTTAGCGTAATGTCTTGTAAATAATGTAATGAGTTAAAAGACCGGCCTTGGTTCAAGAGGAAAGCTTGATGAAAATGAATCTAAGAACCAATAAAAACTCCAGCATATCTCAAGGAGAAATCTGAAACCCCAAATCATCATTCATAACTTCCTATTAATTATAATTTGAGATAAATCCCCAGTTACTTCTTGGTTATGGATACATTTCCCCAGTGACAGTCTTGTACAGatagaccagaaaaaaaaaagctgggcaaTTCTTGAAAGTCACTGGAGGATAAAACTTAGAGTTACATTTGGTTTCCTGTTCTAGAAGAGTGAGAGAAGATTACATGAAGGGGAAAAACTTGTTATTTTTCTAAAGCCATTAAAAGATAATTCAGGGAGATCTCAAACCAAGTAACCATGTTGATAACATGCATTCCACTCTCATGTTTAAGACACAAAGGTCTCCATTTCTCTAAGGGAACTGCTTTTTCGGCATGACACACTCTCTCTCTTGCCTTGGAGCCAAGTAATTGGAACCCTAAACACACGGCGGAGCTTCTGTTGGAACCGGTTTccaacaaaacaatacaaaaagggATTAATGCAGCTGTTGGTGAATCCCAGGAGGATGGCAAAAGGAAGTGCCAGGTCAATGACTGCTATAACTTCACAGCTATTAATGACACCCATCCAGGCCAGAGCATCCAGGAAGGTCAGAACATGGAAGGGAAGCCAACAGATGATGAACGCCAGAACAACAGCAGCTGCCATCTTCAGGACTTGGTCACGAGTTATTCTGTTCTTCCCATAGCTATTGGTCTTCAGTAGGTGTTTTCTGATTCCAAAATAgcatgttgctatgaatattaaaGGGATAATAAAACCAAGAATATTTTTCATTAAGGCAATCCCAGCTGACCATTGGGCATATTTCTCAGGTGGGAAAGCCATGATGCAAGCATTCACTCCTAAATATTCAATTGTTCTGACATCTCGGAAGTAAAATGTCGGCAATGAGGACAGACAGGCCATACACCAAACAAGTGGAACTATATAAGATGCTTGCCAGGGATTTCTTCTTTGAGACAGAAAGGGGTAGATGACAGATTGGTACCTATCAACACTCATGCAGGTGATAAAAAAAATGCTTGCAAACATGTTCAGGgttaagaaagaaccaaaaactTTGCACATTACAGGTCCAAAGAGCCAGTCATATCTGTAAGAATAATAGGTTGCCCAGAGAGGAAGAGTAGCCAAAAGCAATAAGTCAGCCACAGCCAGGTTGAAGATGTAAATGCTGGAAACCTTTTTAGGACCCTTTTGACAACAAAACAGTGTAACCACTATAGTATTGACAAGAAATCCAACCACAAAAATAATGTAGTAGAGAATAGGAATTGCATCTAAATGCTTATCTGATGGCTTATGTGAGCAGTTAAAGGTAGACTCATTGCCAGAAATGTTCACAAGTCCGACGTGAAGACTGCTGGTAATGTTTTTGCTGATGGTGGCAAGGGTGAAGTTGTCCTTCATATTGATTGAAATGTCAGCAGCTCCTAATTCTTACaccttctgggggaaaaaaaacaacaaaaaaacccaacaaaaaccTCTCAGAGCACATACAGAATTTAGGACATCATCAAGTCATTagcattttaaaagtttgttgaaaGCAAAAAATGGTGGATGGTTATAGACAATATTGGGAAACGGAAGCATGCCTTATGAAATAAGAATGGATTTTACTtcttgaagaagaaaagagagtttTCTCAATAATACCAAGAAGTTAAAAGACATTCTAGCATCAAGActgaaaattctgaacaaaactaCATTTTGCCcatcttttctattatgttgtgaaaaggtttaaagaaaattaatatttcaaaaggttAGCCAGAATAGGAAACGCGTGAAACAAGAAGGAACTAAGAAATAAGACAAGTTAGCATTTCAAAAACACTTAAGCACATATCTCACTCTATATACTTTCTAGAAACCACACTGCTGCCTGCTATTGCGTAGAGAAATGCCTTATTCAAGTAACTAATTATATACAAATCATTCCAGCAATGGAAAATATAAGTAACATAAACTATGGAAAAAATAAGTAAGTGTACAAAAGATTGAAAGAGAATATGCAAAAAGGAACATATTGGGATGGGAGATTATGGTTGGTTTTTactgattaaaaataattcctttagTTCTACTTTTCGATTGTTTtcacaataataatataattacgACGTAGTTATGGAAtatgtgcatatttttaaaagcccccATCACATTTTAATAGAGACTATTACTTTTACATATAGATACTtaagtttaatccatttaaaagaaaatctattttctttttcaattaggaaaagaaaaataaaaaaatagccaAATCTGATTTAGGGTCAAATAGAAAAAGTTATATT
Coding sequences:
- the AGTR2 gene encoding type-2 angiotensin II receptor — translated: MKDNFTLATISKNITSSLHVGLVNISGNESTFNCSHKPSDKHLDAIPILYYIIFVVGFLVNTIVVTLFCCQKGPKKVSSIYIFNLAVADLLLLATLPLWATYYSYRYDWLFGPVMCKVFGSFLTLNMFASIFFITCMSVDRYQSVIYPFLSQRRNPWQASYIVPLVWCMACLSSLPTFYFRDVRTIEYLGVNACIMAFPPEKYAQWSAGIALMKNILGFIIPLIFIATCYFGIRKHLLKTNSYGKNRITRDQVLKMAAAVVLAFIICWLPFHVLTFLDALAWMGVINSCEVIAVIDLALPFAILLGFTNSCINPFLYCFVGNRFQQKLRRVFRVPITWLQGKRESVSCRKSSSLREMETFVS